TGCCGTGGTTTTTGCTGCTGTAGGGATAACTTATGAAGAAGCAGAATTCTTTATTGAAGATTTTAAGAAAACAGGAGCTATAGATAGAGCAGTTTTATTTATTAACTTGGCTAATGACCCATCAGTAGAAAGAATTGCAACACCAAGAATGGCACTAACATGTTCAGAATATTTAGCATTTGAAAAAGGAATGAATGTTTTAACAATAATTACAGATTTAACAAATTATTGTGAAGCTTTAAGAGAAATTTCTGCTGCAAGAAAAGAAGTACCTGGAAGACGTGGATATCCTGGATATCTATATACAGATTTATCAACTTTATATGAAAGAGCAGGAAAATTAAAAGGTAAACCAGGGTCTATCACTCAAATACCAATATTAACAATGCCAGAAGATGATAAAACACATCCAATTCCAGATTTAACTGGATATATTACTGAGGGACAAATTGTACTTTCAAGAGAATTATATAAGAAGAATATAATGCCACCTATTGATGTTTTACCATCACTTTCAAGGTTAAAAGATAAAGGTATAGGAAAAAATAAAACAAGAGAAGATCATGCAGATACAATGAATCAATTATTCTCAGCATATGCAACAGGTAAGGAAGCAAAAGAATTAGCAGTAATATTAGGAGAATCTGCATTATCTGATACAGATAAGCAATTTGCTAGATTTGCAACTGAATTTGAAGAAAAATATGTTGGTCAAGGATTTGTGTTAAATAGAAGTATAATAGATACTCTTGAACTTGGTTGGGATTTATTAAGAATATTACCTAAAAATGAACTTAAGAGAATTAGAGATGAATATTTAGAAAAATATCTTGAAAAAAAGGATAATTAATTATGGCTAGATTAAATGTAAACCCAACAAGAATGGAGTTAAGTAAACTTAAAATAAAGTTGGTTACAGCAAAAAAAGGGCATAAATTACTTAAAGATAAGCAAGATGAATTAATGAGAATATTTATAGAAACAATAAAACAAAATAGAGAAATGAGAAAAAGAGTAGAAGAAAAATTAACAGGCTC
This is a stretch of genomic DNA from Streptobacillus ratti. It encodes these proteins:
- a CDS encoding V-type ATP synthase subunit B — encoded protein: MIKEYKTINEIVGPLMTVEGVEGVSYDELVEVETQNGEIRLGKVLEVNEDKAVLQLFESPAGINMRDSKVRFLGRPLKLRVSEDMIGRVFDGLGREKDNGPKIVAEKSLDINGLALNPVARDYPSEFIQTGVSAIDGLNTLVRGQKLPIFSGSGLPHAELAAQIARQARVLGDGEKFAVVFAAVGITYEEAEFFIEDFKKTGAIDRAVLFINLANDPSVERIATPRMALTCSEYLAFEKGMNVLTIITDLTNYCEALREISAARKEVPGRRGYPGYLYTDLSTLYERAGKLKGKPGSITQIPILTMPEDDKTHPIPDLTGYITEGQIVLSRELYKKNIMPPIDVLPSLSRLKDKGIGKNKTREDHADTMNQLFSAYATGKEAKELAVILGESALSDTDKQFARFATEFEEKYVGQGFVLNRSIIDTLELGWDLLRILPKNELKRIRDEYLEKYLEKKDN